From a single Apium graveolens cultivar Ventura chromosome 2, ASM990537v1, whole genome shotgun sequence genomic region:
- the LOC141708706 gene encoding uncharacterized protein LOC141708706, with protein MEEEQTPLQSPPIHTHIHTQQPPNSPTQMQENNTNTNNSRTRYSSLISTFQFLQAPLSSLVSHYFPIPQNPNPNFTFSNQIINNNNNNGGDGATEVSIQIVADHDSNQSDNDGGDGGLRVNEVSRNAGLGEIGVGEGEGEDQGLIRESSGVQQNVGSGGDDSGSSSSLYEHRYDLQQAARLIERVIPFSFLLLLVFIRQHLQGFFVTIYITAFMFKSNDILKKQTVLKGERKLSVLVGYFLVFMLHVIGYLWWYWNDDILNPLIMVPPKAIPPFWHAIFAVLVNDTMVRQAAMAFKLILLMYYRNGRAHDFRRQSQLLTLVEYTLLLYRTLLPTPVWYRFFLNKDYGSLFSSLTTGLYLTFKLTSVVEKVRSFFSALKALSRKEMHYGSYATPEQVNDAGDLCAICQEKMHVPVLLRCKHVFCEDCVSEWFERERTCPLCRALVRPADLKSYGDGSTSLFVQLY; from the exons CTAATAATTCAAGAACAAGATACTCATCACTTATATCAACTTTTCAATTTTTACAAGCCCCTCTTTCTTCTTTAGTCTCTCATTACTTCCCCATTCctcaaaaccctaaccctaatttcactttctcaaatcaaattattaataataataataacaatggGGGTGATGGTGCTACTGAGGTTTCTATTCAAATTGTGGCTGATCATGACTCGAATCAGAGTGATAATGATGGCGGGGATGGTGGTTTACGGGTTAATGAGGTGTCGAGAAATGCGGGTTTGGGAGAGATTGGGGTAGGGGAGGGGGAAGGTGAAGATCAGGGGTTGATTAGAGAATCTAGTGGAGTTCAGCAGAATGTAGGTTCTGGTGGGGATGATTCGGGTTCGTCGTCGTCGTTGTATGAGCATCGGTATGATTTGCAGCAGGCTGCGAGGTTGATTGAAAGGGTTATTCCGTTTTCTTTTCTCTTGTTGCTTGTTTTTATTCGACAGCATTTGCAAG GATTCTTTGTCACAATTTACATAACCGCTTTCATGTTCAAGTCAAATGATATTCTTAAGAAGCAGACAGTTTTGAAG GGAGAAAGGAAATTGTCAGTTCTGGTTGGATATTTCTTAGTTTTTATGCTCCATGTAATTGGATATTTATGGTGGTACTGGAATGACGATATTTTAAACCCATTAATCATGGTTCCTCCAAAAGCAATACCACCGTTTTGGCATGCTATTTTTGCAGTTCTAGTCAATG ATACTATGGTGCGGCAAGCAGCAATGGCTTTTAAATTGATTCTGCTAATGTATTACAGGAATGGCAGGGCTCATGATTTTCGTAGACAG AGTCAACTGCTAACTCTGGTCGAGTACACATTGCTGCTGTATCGCACATTGTTGCCAACACCTGTCTGGTACCGATTCTTTTTGAACAAAGATTATGGAAGTCTCTTTTCGTCGTTGACAACAGGGCTATACTTAACTTTTAAGCTAACATCAGTTGTTGAAAAG GTTCGATCCTTCTTCTCTGCCTTGAAAGCATTATCACGAAAGGAAATGCACTATGGGTCTTATGCCACACCGGAGCAG GTTAATGATGCAGGAGACTTGTGTGCTATTTGCCAGGAAAAGATGCATGTTCCAGTTCTGTTGCGTTGTAAACATGTCTTTTGTGAAGACTGTGTCTCGGAATG GTTTGAAAGAGAAAGAACTTGCCCTTTATGCAGGGCATTGGTTCGACCAGCTGATCTGAAATCATATGGTGATGGTTCTACTAGTTTGTTTGTCCAGTTATATTAA